In Bacteroidota bacterium, a single window of DNA contains:
- a CDS encoding efflux RND transporter permease subunit, producing the protein MNKFFITHKNPLAVLLALIIAAGIFVYGKMQTSLFPEITFPKIKIIADAGLQPVDKMMVSVTKPLEAAIKQVPDLETIRSTTSRGSCEISAFMSWKSDIDVNQQHIESKISEIRNTLPPDVNITVAKMNPSILPVMGYSVESNRRSPIELKQLAIYTIKPFLSQVEGISEIRITGGRTKEYWLQLNMQKMSTFSITPDLINTALSQTNFIKSNGFLSDYRYLYLTITDATVHNKDELENIVIKNDGKRIVTLKDIAAIEVKEGVEFIKINANGKDGLLIAVVKQPNSNLVDLSEAMKVKIEQLKKILPKDVLVKPYYVQADFVNDSVKSVTDSLWIGLALAIIVAIIFLRSLKASATILITIPVTIFLTLIVLYVIGYNFNIMTLGAIAAAIGLIIDDAIVVVEQIHRTHEENPEEPSPVLVQKAIRYLFPAMVGSSLSTIVIFIPFLLMTGVAGSYFSVMTNTMIITLVSSFFVTWIGLPVVYLLLSKKHVTKKQQKEKPLSVKKQRWVSFFILNPVISLVIMAGLIVSIILILPKLETGFLPEMDEGSIVLDYTTPPGTSLEETDKILREAEKIIVSVPEVEAYSRRTGTEMGFFITEPNSGDYLIQLKKNRDKTTDDVIEELRQKIESTQPALRIDFGQVIGDMLGDLMASIQPVEIKIFGTDQKKLQELSRQTSEIIADIPGIADPFDGIVIAGPSISILPNYSKLAQYGITPTDLQYQLQTSLEGNVVGNLFEKEQYSVIRLVYPGSRKLSITDINNQQIFLPNGRLIPIHELATVIINPGDAEIQRSNLQSIGVVTADLENRDLGSVMKDVQEKITSELTLPAGYYIEYGGAYAEQQKSFSELLMILIAASLLVFSVILFLFQKIKVALLILVIAVLGISGSYLALWLTNTPLNVGSYTGLIMIVGIIGENSIFTFLQFKESLHEKGVDDSIIFAISTRLRPKLMTALGAIIALMPLALGIGTGAQLHQPLAIAVIGGFIIALPLLLIVLPSMLRLLYKKAKPVRTAV; encoded by the coding sequence GTGAACAAATTCTTTATCACACATAAAAATCCTCTTGCAGTTCTTCTTGCTCTTATTATTGCCGCAGGTATTTTCGTTTATGGCAAAATGCAAACTTCTTTATTTCCTGAGATAACTTTTCCGAAGATCAAAATTATTGCTGATGCAGGATTGCAACCAGTAGATAAGATGATGGTAAGTGTAACGAAGCCATTGGAAGCGGCGATCAAACAAGTTCCCGACCTGGAAACGATTCGCAGCACTACAAGTCGCGGTAGTTGTGAAATATCTGCGTTCATGTCATGGAAGAGTGATATTGATGTCAACCAGCAACACATAGAATCAAAGATCAGCGAGATAAGAAATACATTGCCGCCTGATGTAAATATTACTGTTGCAAAAATGAACCCTTCGATCTTACCGGTAATGGGTTATTCGGTGGAAAGTAACAGAAGATCACCTATCGAACTAAAGCAACTTGCTATTTACACTATCAAGCCATTTTTATCGCAGGTAGAAGGTATTTCAGAAATAAGAATTACCGGCGGCCGGACAAAAGAGTATTGGTTGCAACTGAATATGCAAAAGATGAGCACCTTTTCCATTACTCCTGATCTGATCAATACAGCTTTGAGTCAAACCAATTTTATTAAATCAAATGGCTTTTTATCTGATTATCGTTACCTATACCTTACCATAACAGACGCCACAGTGCATAATAAAGATGAACTGGAGAATATTGTTATTAAAAATGATGGCAAACGCATCGTTACATTAAAAGATATAGCCGCTATTGAAGTAAAAGAAGGAGTTGAATTCATCAAGATCAATGCAAACGGGAAAGATGGATTACTCATTGCAGTAGTAAAACAACCCAACTCCAACCTTGTAGATCTTTCGGAAGCAATGAAAGTAAAGATCGAACAACTTAAAAAAATTTTACCAAAAGATGTGCTGGTCAAACCATATTATGTGCAGGCAGATTTTGTCAATGATTCTGTGAAAAGTGTTACCGATAGTTTATGGATAGGTCTTGCGCTGGCCATCATCGTTGCCATCATTTTTTTGCGATCCTTGAAAGCCAGTGCTACTATTTTAATTACAATTCCCGTTACGATCTTTCTTACCCTGATCGTTTTGTACGTCATTGGCTACAATTTCAACATCATGACATTGGGAGCTATTGCTGCTGCCATTGGATTGATAATTGACGATGCTATTGTAGTAGTGGAACAGATCCATCGAACACATGAAGAAAATCCCGAGGAGCCTTCTCCTGTATTAGTACAAAAAGCAATTCGCTACCTATTTCCAGCTATGGTAGGTTCTTCCTTAAGCACAATTGTCATCTTTATTCCTTTTTTATTAATGACAGGTGTAGCAGGTTCTTATTTCAGTGTAATGACCAATACAATGATCATTACGTTGGTTAGCTCCTTCTTTGTTACCTGGATCGGCTTGCCGGTCGTTTATTTATTGCTTTCAAAAAAACATGTCACAAAAAAACAGCAAAAAGAAAAACCACTTTCTGTAAAAAAACAAAGATGGGTTTCGTTTTTTATTTTAAATCCTGTTATTAGCTTAGTTATAATGGCGGGGCTTATAGTATCTATCATCTTAATATTACCAAAACTCGAAACTGGATTTTTGCCGGAAATGGATGAAGGAAGCATTGTGCTTGACTATACAACACCACCTGGAACATCATTGGAAGAAACGGATAAGATATTACGTGAAGCAGAAAAAATAATCGTAAGTGTTCCCGAAGTTGAGGCCTACTCAAGAAGAACAGGAACTGAGATGGGGTTTTTTATTACCGAACCGAATAGCGGTGATTATCTTATCCAGTTAAAAAAGAACCGTGATAAAACTACAGACGATGTAATTGAAGAACTGCGCCAAAAAATTGAAAGCACACAACCAGCTCTTCGTATAGATTTTGGGCAGGTGATCGGTGATATGCTCGGTGACCTGATGGCTTCCATTCAACCGGTTGAAATAAAAATATTCGGCACAGATCAAAAAAAATTGCAGGAATTATCCCGGCAAACTTCAGAGATCATCGCAGATATACCGGGGATTGCAGATCCTTTCGATGGAATTGTTATAGCCGGGCCATCCATATCAATTCTACCTAATTATTCTAAGCTTGCACAGTATGGCATTACTCCAACTGATCTTCAATATCAATTACAAACTTCATTAGAAGGCAATGTTGTTGGAAATCTATTTGAGAAGGAACAATATTCTGTGATCAGGTTGGTTTATCCCGGCAGCAGGAAGCTTAGTATAACTGACATCAATAATCAACAGATATTTTTACCGAACGGCAGATTGATCCCTATACATGAATTAGCTACCGTTATTATTAACCCCGGAGATGCAGAAATTCAACGATCAAATTTGCAATCGATTGGAGTCGTTACTGCGGATCTTGAAAACAGGGACCTGGGCAGTGTTATGAAAGATGTGCAGGAAAAGATCACCTCAGAGCTTACTCTTCCCGCTGGTTATTATATAGAATATGGCGGCGCTTACGCAGAGCAGCAAAAATCATTCAGTGAATTATTGATGATATTGATCGCTGCAAGCTTATTGGTTTTTTCAGTGATATTGTTTTTATTCCAAAAGATCAAGGTGGCATTGCTAATTTTAGTGATCGCTGTATTAGGAATATCAGGCAGCTATCTTGCTTTATGGCTAACAAATACACCTTTGAATGTTGGAAGTTATACCGGTCTGATCATGATAGTCGGCATCATTGGTGAAAATTCAATATTTACTTTCTTGCAGTTCAAAGAATCATTACATGAAAAAGGCGTTGATGATTCGATCATCTTTGCTATATCGACCAGGCTCCGGCCCAAATTAATGACGGCATTGGGAGCGATTATTGCCCTAATGCCTCTGGCTTTAGGAATTGGCACAGGAGCACAACTGCATCAGCCTTTGGCAATAGCTGTGATCGGGGGATTTATAATTGCCTTACCTCTTCTTTTGATTGTATTACCAAGTATGCTTAGGTTGCTTTATAAAAAAGCGAAACCGGTCAGGACAGCCGTTTAA
- a CDS encoding phosphatase PAP2 family protein: MKALHKKIIKDISFKTLLVSSLFFIAIFVFAFLAHEVVGEKEDMFDTSVFHFLKAHTTPPLVKLMNGLSFFGNHFFLIPAYILMVTVLFLRHRRSDAINIIVIVLSSTALLFGLKAIYGRHRPELPLLRDLHDYSFPSGHALSSFIFCSILIYLIWKSDLSSLLKYVLACLLVIFSISIGISRIVLRYHFASDVLAGFALGFAWVIFSFWALQKLSKRSGRGH, from the coding sequence ATGAAAGCTCTTCATAAGAAAATAATCAAAGACATATCCTTCAAAACATTGTTGGTTTCATCTTTGTTTTTTATAGCCATTTTTGTTTTTGCATTTTTAGCCCATGAGGTCGTTGGCGAAAAAGAAGATATGTTTGATACAAGTGTGTTTCACTTTCTAAAAGCTCATACAACACCTCCTCTTGTTAAACTTATGAATGGACTGAGCTTTTTCGGAAATCATTTCTTCCTTATTCCTGCTTATATATTAATGGTCACAGTTTTATTTCTCAGGCATAGAAGGTCAGATGCCATTAATATAATAGTTATCGTTTTGAGCAGCACTGCACTTTTATTTGGGTTAAAAGCGATCTATGGACGTCATCGCCCCGAATTGCCGTTACTCAGGGATTTACACGATTATAGTTTCCCAAGTGGTCATGCTTTAAGCTCATTTATTTTTTGCAGCATATTGATTTATTTGATCTGGAAAAGTGATCTAAGTTCTTTATTAAAATATGTTTTGGCCTGCCTGCTTGTTATCTTTTCGATAAGCATTGGCATTAGCAGGATAGTCTTACGTTATCATTTTGCAAGTGATGTATTGGCAGGTTTCGCTTTAGGATTTGCCTGGGTCATATTCTCTTTTTGGGCCTTACAAAAGTTGTCTAAGAGATCAGGACGAGGACACTGA
- a CDS encoding metallophosphoesterase — protein MKKSAIILLPFLLSGLVRDLENNHPGTPGITNQVDGPYVFYKKNRVSVNYILDSSDHKLVQTDTASLETKRDLVLNINTDILNQSFSVRLKDQLQNEKSEFDSVSKLFAISDIEGDFSSFRQLLQANGVMDEEYNWTFGDGHLVLTGDFVDRGQQVTEVLWLIYALEEKAKAAGGYVHFILGNHEIMNLSGDLRYVNKKYLDHARLIHKSYESFYDKNSEIGRWLFTKNIVEKIGKRLFLHGGISEEVNNMNLSVSRINQLARPYYANSLDEQFDNNLKIILSTKVGPFWYRGYYMGDQRATPEQIDKTLSKFDVTEIITGHTVVSEKINWNYGGKVIDLDTHDYRGKMEALFIEGEKYYRTNTKGERALL, from the coding sequence ATGAAAAAATCAGCGATCATATTACTTCCCTTTTTACTGTCGGGATTGGTACGGGATCTTGAAAACAATCATCCTGGCACACCCGGTATCACAAACCAGGTCGATGGACCTTATGTGTTCTATAAAAAGAATAGGGTATCCGTAAATTATATTCTGGATAGCAGTGATCATAAATTGGTTCAAACCGACACAGCATCCCTGGAAACTAAAAGGGACCTGGTTCTAAATATAAATACAGACATTTTGAATCAGTCATTTTCAGTCAGGTTGAAGGATCAATTACAAAATGAAAAAAGCGAATTTGATTCGGTGAGTAAACTATTTGCAATATCAGATATTGAAGGGGATTTTAGTTCTTTCCGGCAATTATTACAGGCGAATGGCGTAATGGATGAAGAATATAACTGGACCTTTGGTGATGGTCATCTTGTATTGACTGGCGACTTTGTTGACCGTGGTCAGCAGGTTACAGAAGTACTATGGCTTATCTATGCATTAGAAGAAAAAGCGAAAGCTGCAGGAGGGTATGTTCATTTTATACTTGGTAATCATGAGATCATGAATTTAAGTGGCGATCTGCGTTATGTAAATAAAAAATATTTAGATCATGCAAGACTCATACATAAAAGCTATGAAAGTTTTTATGATAAGAATTCTGAAATTGGAAGATGGCTTTTCACAAAAAATATTGTCGAGAAGATCGGGAAAAGGCTTTTTTTGCATGGTGGCATTTCAGAAGAAGTCAATAATATGAATCTTTCGGTTTCACGTATCAATCAATTGGCCCGGCCTTATTATGCCAATAGTTTGGATGAACAATTTGACAATAATTTAAAGATCATATTGAGTACTAAAGTAGGTCCTTTCTGGTACAGGGGTTATTATATGGGAGACCAAAGAGCGACCCCGGAACAAATTGACAAGACACTTTCCAAATTTGATGTTACAGAAATTATTACGGGCCACACGGTTGTAAGTGAGAAAATAAACTGGAATTATGGTGGCAAAGTAATAGATCTGGACACACATGACTATCGCGGAAAAATGGAAGCCCTTTTTATTGAAGGCGAAAAATATTATCGCACAAATACAAAAGGAGAGCGGGCCTTACTATAA
- a CDS encoding lytic transglycosylase F: protein MRFTFFFIFLMATVCHLSCQDTTKNKNSEKVGANQSSLLDTSGTFAVTLRGDSISYINWASENEILGLANTAFGDLDSMIARRYIRVLVPYSKTYYYMEGMKTSGLAYDLLNLFEKELNRQLKFYPPKVRVIFIPVSREQIVPLLTSGHADMIASGFTITSERKEQIDFSTPTVTGIKDIVVGGPSAPTINSIADLAGKQVFVRENSSYQYSLNRLNDSLQKLGLKPIQIEFSGPYLEAEDILEMVNEGLIPFTVISEDLGKLWNSVYTKLKVYSKIAVETNVSYGWAFRKNSPKLKAAVNKFIPQIRKGSMVGNMLYDKYLKNTNRLRNSQSKEALADLNHFRAMFIKYGDKYFLDWLLLSAQAFQESQLKQETVSHAGAVGVMQVLPRTAASPPISIPDVRNSENNIHAGVKYMRYLIDNYFENAQIDSLNMHLMALGAYNCGPGNMRKLRREAKAHGLNENVWFNNVEIMAARHIGRETVQYVSNIYRYYWSYQALQHFKDSRDTH, encoded by the coding sequence TGGCTACTGTTTGCCATCTTTCATGCCAGGATACGACTAAAAACAAAAATTCCGAAAAAGTCGGTGCTAATCAATCCAGTTTACTAGACACCTCTGGAACATTTGCAGTAACCCTAAGAGGTGACAGTATCTCTTATATAAATTGGGCTTCTGAAAATGAAATATTAGGATTGGCAAATACTGCATTTGGTGATCTCGATAGCATGATTGCCAGAAGATATATTCGTGTACTAGTTCCTTACTCAAAAACCTATTACTACATGGAAGGGATGAAGACCTCCGGTCTAGCCTATGACCTGCTTAATCTTTTTGAGAAAGAATTGAACAGGCAGTTGAAATTTTATCCACCCAAAGTACGTGTGATCTTTATACCTGTAAGCCGTGAACAGATCGTACCATTATTAACAAGCGGTCATGCAGATATGATCGCATCTGGTTTTACGATAACTTCAGAACGAAAAGAGCAAATCGATTTTTCAACTCCAACCGTAACAGGTATAAAAGATATTGTTGTAGGTGGACCCTCAGCACCAACAATTAACTCAATTGCAGATCTTGCCGGTAAACAAGTTTTTGTTCGCGAAAACAGCAGCTATCAGTATTCATTAAACAGGCTAAATGATTCACTTCAAAAACTCGGACTAAAACCTATACAAATTGAATTCTCAGGCCCGTATCTTGAAGCGGAAGATATTCTTGAAATGGTAAATGAGGGATTGATTCCCTTCACCGTAATTTCTGAGGATCTTGGAAAACTTTGGAATAGTGTCTATACAAAGTTAAAGGTATACTCGAAAATTGCAGTTGAAACTAATGTATCATATGGATGGGCATTCAGAAAAAATTCACCCAAGTTAAAAGCGGCTGTCAACAAATTTATACCACAAATAAGGAAAGGGTCAATGGTGGGAAATATGCTCTATGACAAATACCTAAAAAATACAAACAGGTTACGGAACTCTCAAAGCAAGGAAGCATTAGCAGATCTAAATCATTTCAGAGCTATGTTTATTAAATATGGCGATAAGTATTTTCTTGACTGGCTCTTGTTATCTGCCCAGGCATTCCAGGAATCCCAACTTAAGCAGGAAACTGTGAGTCATGCCGGCGCAGTTGGCGTTATGCAGGTGCTGCCCAGAACAGCCGCAAGTCCTCCAATCAGTATTCCCGATGTTAGAAATTCGGAGAACAATATCCATGCAGGTGTAAAATATATGCGCTATTTAATTGACAACTATTTTGAAAATGCTCAAATAGATTCTTTGAATATGCATCTTATGGCACTGGGAGCCTACAACTGCGGACCTGGCAATATGAGAAAATTAAGACGTGAGGCTAAAGCACATGGGCTGAATGAAAATGTATGGTTTAATAATGTAGAGATCATGGCGGCACGACATATTGGGAGGGAAACGGTACAGTATGTGAGCAATATTTACAGGTACTACTGGTCTTACCAGGCACTTCAACATTTTAAAGATTCAAGGGACACTCACTAA